A genomic stretch from Fibrobacter sp. UWB13 includes:
- a CDS encoding ABC transporter ATP-binding protein translates to MQTSKPILSVQNLRRDFKMGDEIVHALRGVNFDIYPGEFVTIMGTSGSGKSTMLNILGCMDRPTSGHYILDGQHTETLKRDALARIRSQKLGFVFQSYNLLSRTTAIENVELPLLYNSKISAEERRHRAIEALKMVGLESRMNHLPNQLSGGQQQRVAIARALVNDPVIILADEATGNLDTRTSYEIMMIFQELHSQGKTIAFVTHEPDIATFSGRTITLRDGLLKKDVINENVQNAKVAFEMLPPPETFEDDDEGEVE, encoded by the coding sequence ATGCAAACTTCTAAACCGATACTTTCTGTCCAAAATTTGCGTCGTGATTTTAAAATGGGCGACGAAATCGTACACGCATTGCGTGGAGTCAATTTTGACATCTACCCCGGTGAATTCGTTACCATCATGGGCACATCCGGTTCCGGCAAGTCTACCATGTTGAACATTCTAGGATGCATGGACCGACCGACTTCAGGACACTATATATTAGATGGGCAACATACCGAGACATTGAAGCGCGACGCGCTCGCCCGCATCCGGAGCCAGAAGCTCGGGTTCGTTTTCCAGAGCTACAACCTGCTCAGCCGCACGACCGCCATCGAAAACGTAGAACTCCCCCTATTATATAATTCAAAGATTTCCGCCGAGGAACGCCGCCACCGCGCTATCGAAGCGTTAAAGATGGTCGGACTCGAAAGCCGCATGAACCACTTGCCAAACCAGCTCTCGGGCGGTCAGCAGCAGCGCGTGGCTATTGCACGCGCCCTTGTGAACGACCCCGTCATCATTCTTGCAGACGAAGCGACCGGCAACCTCGACACCCGCACGAGCTACGAAATCATGATGATATTCCAGGAGCTACACAGCCAGGGAAAAACCATCGCCTTCGTGACACATGAACCCGACATCGCCACTTTCAGCGGGCGCACCATTACCCTCCGCGACGGATTACTGAAAAAAGATGTCATCAACGAAAACGTGCAAAACGCAAAAGTTGCATTTGAAATGCTCCCGCCACCAGAAACATTTGAAGACGATGATGAAGGAGAAGTGGAATGA
- a CDS encoding polysaccharide biosynthesis tyrosine autokinase: protein MNEKMTQNVSNASADDEIDILEILVYLKGKWKFLLIFLFLGVVFGGLVSMWIRPAYKSDILLQVNVKGNKQGLALGEMGALLDVSTPSAAEMELIKSRGVLDQVVQDERLCYSAIPLNKKDRLLHKEGRMDIELLSIPRAFEEADGKFIARVTADSSAYEVLGLEDEVVLSGKVGETYRKPFAGDTLVICVKSMTATVGQTFLLVAVHPQIAVNNLLSGLGISEEGKNSGIIRVSLEDRYADRVAAILNTIANTYLKQNIEMRSAEAKKTLMFLEEQLPGVKAKLDSAEQKLTSFRHANGTIDLTGETRVHLEKDVSLQQRLLELEQKKQEALRLFRAEHPTVRTIEEQQSKLRREIAKQQRSAASLPVVQQEVLSLQEEVEVNNKLYTNLLNNIQQLRVVQAGEVGNVRIVDQAYVPLKPSKPKRKLVFVGVVFAFLLLGCFIVYIRRILSNGVCSSSEVEQATGIGVYGKLPMLDGRTQNDVTKPCVSTNPDDPFAEGVRALRTALEFSVFSDGKKILMVSGLVQGVGKSFVSTNLAASFAMSGKKVLLVDMDLRRGHFFKHTQKGLCEMLEKENYTDEYVVKVTDNFHVLGSGARVVNPGGLLNSSRFSAFLDSFRDKYDLIVLDTPPVFQCSDALLVEKHADYLLCVLKHAAHTIESIQDALNTFDRSTETPLPKAFVFNKCERHAGYGYGSYGYYGYHKKY, encoded by the coding sequence ATGAATGAGAAGATGACTCAGAATGTTTCGAATGCGTCAGCAGATGACGAAATCGATATTCTTGAGATATTGGTGTATTTGAAAGGCAAGTGGAAATTCTTGCTCATTTTCTTGTTCTTGGGCGTTGTTTTTGGCGGTCTTGTTTCGATGTGGATCCGCCCGGCGTATAAAAGTGACATTCTTCTTCAGGTAAATGTAAAAGGCAATAAGCAAGGACTTGCTCTTGGTGAAATGGGCGCCTTGCTAGATGTCTCTACTCCGTCTGCAGCTGAAATGGAACTTATCAAGAGCCGTGGCGTTCTTGACCAGGTTGTTCAGGACGAAAGGCTTTGTTATTCCGCCATTCCGCTGAATAAGAAGGATCGCCTTCTGCATAAAGAAGGCCGCATGGATATTGAACTTTTGAGTATCCCGCGCGCATTTGAAGAAGCTGACGGAAAGTTTATCGCTCGTGTCACTGCTGATTCTAGTGCGTACGAAGTGCTCGGACTAGAGGACGAGGTCGTGCTGTCTGGTAAGGTTGGCGAAACTTACCGTAAGCCGTTTGCGGGTGATACTTTAGTCATTTGTGTTAAGTCCATGACCGCTACTGTTGGTCAGACGTTCTTGCTTGTTGCTGTTCATCCGCAGATTGCTGTAAATAATCTCCTCAGTGGGCTTGGTATTTCTGAGGAAGGTAAGAATTCCGGTATTATTCGTGTGTCGCTTGAAGATCGTTATGCCGACCGTGTTGCTGCTATTTTGAACACTATTGCGAATACGTACTTGAAGCAGAACATCGAAATGCGCAGTGCCGAAGCCAAGAAGACTTTGATGTTCCTTGAAGAACAGTTGCCGGGTGTCAAGGCGAAACTTGATTCTGCAGAACAGAAGTTGACGTCTTTCCGCCATGCCAATGGAACGATCGACCTTACGGGTGAAACAAGAGTTCACTTGGAAAAGGATGTTTCCTTGCAGCAGCGTTTGCTTGAACTTGAACAAAAGAAGCAAGAAGCCTTGCGCTTGTTCCGTGCTGAACACCCGACGGTGCGAACGATTGAAGAACAGCAGTCCAAGCTTCGTCGCGAAATTGCAAAGCAGCAACGTTCTGCCGCAAGCTTGCCGGTAGTGCAGCAGGAAGTCCTTTCTTTGCAGGAAGAAGTTGAAGTCAACAACAAGCTCTACACGAATTTGTTGAACAACATCCAGCAGTTGCGAGTGGTGCAGGCGGGCGAAGTTGGTAACGTCCGTATCGTGGACCAGGCATACGTTCCGCTCAAACCGAGCAAGCCGAAGCGCAAGCTCGTGTTCGTGGGTGTTGTCTTTGCATTCTTGCTTTTGGGTTGCTTCATTGTCTATATCCGTCGCATTCTTTCGAATGGCGTTTGCAGCAGTAGCGAAGTGGAACAGGCGACAGGCATTGGCGTTTATGGAAAGCTCCCGATGCTCGATGGAAGGACGCAGAACGATGTTACAAAGCCTTGTGTGTCGACGAATCCGGATGATCCGTTTGCGGAAGGTGTTCGCGCCCTCCGTACGGCTCTTGAATTTTCCGTCTTCTCTGATGGCAAGAAAATTTTGATGGTGTCTGGTCTTGTGCAGGGCGTCGGTAAGTCTTTTGTTTCTACAAACTTGGCGGCATCCTTTGCCATGTCCGGTAAGAAGGTTTTGCTTGTTGACATGGATCTTCGTCGTGGTCATTTCTTTAAGCACACCCAGAAGGGTTTGTGCGAAATGCTGGAAAAGGAAAACTACACGGATGAATATGTGGTTAAGGTGACCGACAACTTCCATGTCCTTGGTTCAGGCGCCCGCGTTGTCAATCCGGGTGGACTTTTGAACAGCTCTAGATTTAGCGCTTTCCTTGATTCGTTCAGGGACAAGTATGATTTGATTGTTCTGGATACTCCTCCGGTATTCCAGTGCAGTGACGCATTGCTTGTCGAAAAGCATGCGGATTACCTGTTGTGTGTCTTGAAGCATGCAGCTCATACAATTGAAAGCATCCAAGATGCCTTGAATACTTTTGATCGCAGTACGGAAACACCATTGCCGAAGGCTTTCGTCTTCAACAAGTGTGAACGTCATGCGGGGTATGGCTATGGTAGTTATGGCTATTATGGCTATCACAAGAAATATTAA